In the genome of Candidatus Pristimantibacillus lignocellulolyticus, the window CTAATCGTTTCTCTAGATCGTGAATTTGAAGTGACTTCTTATGAAGACATTATTAAAGACGAGATCAATGTTAAAAATATTGTTGTCCAAAATTCTGACAGCGGCTTTGTAGATTTCAGTTTGAAATTGAATCTTAAAGTAGCGGGACGTAAATTTGGTAAACAAGTTTCTCCGATTCAGAATACACTTAAAGAAATGTCTGCTGAAGAAACGCGTGCTATCGTTAATAGTGGTAACTATACGTTCACGACAGAAGAAGGCGAGACTTTAGAAGTTACACTTGATGAATTGCTTGTTGAGAAAAAAGCAAAATCAGGATTCGCTTCCGCTTCTGGTAATGGTGTGACTGTAGCGCTTAATACAGACATTACGGAAGAGCTAGAACAAGAGGGTTGGGTTCGTGAAGTTATTCGCGCGGTGCAAGATACTCGTAAGAAGTTAGACCTTCCAATTGAAAAACGTATCGATCTAGTATTGCATGTTGATCATGATTTGCAATCTGCTTTACAGAGATTTGATCAGTTGCTGCAAGAAAATCTTCTTGTTCAATCTGTTTCATTTGCTGAAAAAGCGGGTATGGAGATTGTACAACTCGGCGATAAATCGATAGGCATTTTCATTAACAAATAAGGACATATTAATAAAAGCCCGCGTGCCTAGGTGGCTAGCGGGCTTTATTATAAGGTAGTTCAAAACGTCCACTTGTGATCATGATGAATTGCGTTGTAGCTTATTCAACTACGAAGCTGGCATTCATCGAAAGCCTGCGATGCTCGTGTACCAAGTACGTACACTGTGCTTCTCATTTCCTAGCTTCATGTCACCTTCTTGATGCTGACAAGCGAACATTTTAAACTTTTATTGTAAGGTAGTTCAAAACGTCCACTTGTGATCATGATGAATCGCGTTGTAGCTTATTCAACTACGAAGCTGGCATTCATCGAAAGCCTGCGATGCTCGTGTACCAAGTACGTACACTGTGCTTCTCATTTCCTAGCTTCAGGTCACCTTCTTGATGCTGACAAGCGAACATTTTAAACTTTTATTGTAAGGTAGTTCAAAACGTCCACTTGTGATCATGATGAATCGCGTTGTAGCTTATTCAACTACGAAGCTGGCATTCATCGGAAGCCTGCGATGCTCGTGTACCAAGTACGTCCACTGTGCTTCTCATTTCCTAGCTTCATGTCACTTCTTGATGCTGACAAGCGAACATTTTAAACTTTTATTGTAAGGTAGTTCAAAACGTCCACTTGTGATCATGATGAATCGCGTTGTAGCTTATTCAACTACGAAGCTGGCATTCATCGAAAGCCTGCGATGCTCGTGTACCAAGTACGTACACTGTGCTTCTCATTTCCTAGCTTCAGGTCACCTTCTTGATGCTGACAAGCGAACGTTTTAAACTTTTATTGTAAGGTAGTTCAAAACGTCCACTTGTGATCATGATGAATTGATTTTATATAAAATGGAAAAACCGAATGATAAGGAGGAGTAACAATGACAAAACCTGATGATGATGAGCTATCCAAGTTAAAGCAATCTCTCGATGCAATAGAGGAACGGCTAGTCAAAGTTACGAATGACCTTGAACGCACACAAATAGCAGATTACGTAACCCTTATGAATCGACCATTTAAGTTATTATGGCGTAATTTTATGGGTGGAATTGCTAGAGGTGTAGGCTCAGCTGTTGGATTGGCGTTCTTTGCGACGTTTATTGTTTGGCTGCTTCAAGCATTAGGCGCCCTTAATTTGCCGATTATTGGTGACTACATTGCTGATATCGTAAGAATTGTTCAGAAGCAAATAGAATAACTGCAATGAGTTTATATTAATTCCAGATCTTCGTCGCCTTCATGAGCTTTCATATACTCTTGATATGCTGCATTACGTACAATATGAACATGTGATCCAGTTATATCAGTAGCAACAAAACTTTCTAATGGTTCTACATATCCATGAAGCTCCTCATTGATTTCAGCTGCGAATTCAGTATCAAGCATTTGTGAGTTTTGAGCCAGATTACTATTTCCGTAGTCCCACAAAGCCTGACTCATATCTTCACCATCGAATCCGGTGTAGTCTTCGTCGTCGTAGTTGAGTCGAGTAAATGCTAATGGTTCGTATTCGTATTGAGGGTTAGCGACATGGTTTGCATTTGCATGTTGCTGACAGTAAAGTGTCTCGGGTATAGCTTCTAATCTTTCTGTATCTATTGCAGATTGACAGGTTACGCAACTTCCGTAATTTCCTGATTCAATTCGGTTCAATGCATCATCAATTTGTGTAAGTTGACGTAATTGCGCTTGAGCGAAAGACTTATCGCGTTCTTGTTCATATAATTCAGTTGCTTGATCTGCTGGATGGTTATCATACATTGATAATTCAGCATCTACATTACTCTGACTACTTATTGGAGATGTTTCAGCGTACGTTTGTTGTTGCTGAATAATACTGTTTTTATCTTCAAGCAAAATAGAACGGAAATGCTGCAGTTGTTGCGATGTAAGAGTTGATTTCACGTATTGCACCACCATTTCGTTTTATGGAATGGTTATATTGTTTGCTAAATGTATGTATTTCAGTACGAACAATCTTTGGGATAAGAGATTATTAACCCCATCTTGAAGAAGTAATGTAAAACTAGATTGTAAAAGTTGGATGTGCTACACTTATTTTGGACAGTACATGAAAAGTTAGGTTTATTCTTACGAATTAACTTTTCAACCGCAAGAAGTTAAGCCAATGAAGGACATGAAAAGTTTTAGTATATGCTTACGAAGTGACTTTTCATTTGCAAGAAGTTAAGCCGTTAAAGAACATGAAAAGTTTTAGGAGTGGGAGAATGCGATTTTATTATTATGTTATTGCAGTAGTCGTTTTGATTTTGGATTTTATATCCAAAAAATGGATTGTTAATAATATGAAGATTGGTGATCATTTTAGTGTGATTGGTGATTTCTTTCAAATTACTTCTCATCGAAATCGTGGCGCAGCATTCGGGATACTGCAAGATCAACGAGTATTTTTCATTATCATTACTATTGTCATTGTTGGAGCAATTATTTGGTATGCTCAATCCGTTCGTAAAAGTGGAAGTGTATTGTTATTATCTGGATTAGGACTAGTACTTGGTGGCGCTATTGGTAACTTTATTGATCGTGCACGCTTTGGAGAAGTTGTTGACTTCTTTAAATTTAATTTTGGTAGTTATACATTCCCGATTTTCAATGTTGCAGATTCTGCAATTGTAGTTGGGGTAATTCTTATTATGCTTGATACGCTTCTAAGCATAAAAGAAGAGCAGAAAGGCAAGGTAGCCGTAGAAAATGAGTAACATTATAGAACAACAAGAGAATTACGAGTTTATCGCTAATGATGAGGCTCAAGGAATACGTATCGATAAATTTATAACGGATGCGATTGAAAATGCAGCAATTTCACGTACCCAAGTGCAAGAGTGGATAAAAACAGCTCATGTACAAGTAAATGGAGCAATTATTAAAAGTAACTATAAAGTTCAAGAAAACGATACGATAACTGTACGAGTACCAGAAACTCAAGCTTTAGAAATTATAGCTGAAAATATTCCATTAGAAGTTATTTATGAGGACAGAGATGTCATTGTAATTAATAAGCCTCGTGGTATGGTGGTGCATCCTGCGCCAGGTCATCCTAATGGTACGTTAGTCAATGCGCTCATGCACCATTGTAAAGATCTCTCGGGTATTAATGGCGTGTTACGTCCGGGTATTGTCCATCGTATTGATCGTGATACGACAGGATTATTGATGGTAGCCAAAAATGATCTAGCACATGTCTCTCTTGCGGAACAATTGAAGGAACATTCGGTTACAAGACGTTACACTGCACTTGTACATGGTAATATGCCACATGATTCTGGTTCAATAGATGCACCAATTGGACGTGATAGTAACGATCGTAAATTATATACGGTAACGGATGTTAATGCGAAGGATGCCATTACACATTTCACAGTGATTGAACGAATTGGTGGGGATTACACAGTTGTTGAGTTACAACTCGAGACTGGTCGTACGCATCAGATTCGTGTGCATATGAAATATATTGGTTATCCATTAGCTGGTGATCCTGTATATGGACGTAATAAAACAATTCCGTTAAAAGGACAAGCACTTCATGCTGGTATTCTTGGTTTCACGCATCCTCGCACAGGCGAACGATTACAGTTTGAAGTACCATTGCCGAATGATTTTATTGAAATATTAACGAATTTGCGATCCCGTTAGAACGCAAGTGTTCAAGACTGTATACAAACTAGAAGAATTTCTTCTAGTTTGTATACAGTCTTTTTATTTCAATGTTATATTTTGCGATAAATGATGAAATGTTTTTAATTTAATATATTACAAATTATTAGATTTTTCTTGTTCAACAAATATTAAAACCTGCAATATGTACAAACAATTGATTACATTCTGCATTATGTTTTAATTCGATTTACGCTATCCTTATACATAACGAAAAGATACGAAAAGGATCGGTGATTGAGTATGACAACAATGAACCAGCATTTTCTAGAGCTACAAGGTAGCTATTTATTTTCAGAAGTAGCTAAACGTAGAACGAAATATATGGAACAAAATCCACAAGCAGATGTTATTAGTCTAGGAATTGGTGATGTTACGAGAGGACTTCCGCAAGCAGTTATTAAAGCGATGCATGCTGCTGTTGATGATATGGTTAATGTAGAAACATTTAAAGGATATGGTCCTGAACAAGGATATTCCTTCTTGATTAATGAGATTATTGCTAATGATTATAGAGCTCGGGGAGTAGAGCTCAATAATGATGAAGTGTTTTTAAGCGATGGTTCGAAATGTGATGTTGGTAATATTCAAGAAATTTTTAGTAGCGATAGTATTGTAGCTGTACAAGATCCTGTATATCCTGTTTATGTCGATACGAATGTCATGGCTGGACGTGCTGGAGCATTTATTAATGATATGGGTCGTTATGAAAAAATTGTCTACTTGGATTGTTCGGCAGAGAATGACTTCAAACCAAGTCTTCCTACTCAAAAAGTTGACTTAATCTACTTATGCTATCCAAATAATCCTACTGGTATGACATTAACAAAAGAAGAACTTAAAGTATGGGTCGATTATGCGATCGAAAACAACTGCATTATTTTATTCGATTCTGCGTATGAGGCTTTTATTACTGAAGATAATGTACCTCATAGCATTTATGAGATCGAAGGGGCCAAAAAAGTTGCGATTGAATTCCGTAGCTTCTCTAAAACTGCTGGATTTACTGGTATCCGTTGTGCGTATACTGTTGTACCGAAAGAAATTCAAGGTCGTGACGTGAATGGTAATGCAGTTAGTGTTAATGAGTTATGGAATAGACGTCATACTACGAAATTCAATGGTGTATCATATGTGACACAAAAGGGTGCAGAAGCGATTTATTCTCCAGAAGGTAAAGCTCAAATAAGAGAATTAGTCGATTATTACATGACGAATGCAGCTATGATTCGTGATGGTCTACGTGAAGCGGGCTTCTCAGTATTTGGCGGAGTAAACGCGCCTTACATTTGGTTGAAAACACCAGAGGGGTATAACTCATGGAGTTTCTTCGACTACTTATTAAGTGAAGCTAATATTGTGGGAACACCGGGAGTTGGATTTGGTCAATGCGGCGAGGGTTACTTCCGATTAACTGCTTTCGGTAGTCGTGAGAACACAGAACGTGCAATCGAACGTATTAAACAGCTTAGTCTTTAATA includes:
- a CDS encoding DUF5665 domain-containing protein, with translation MTKPDDDELSKLKQSLDAIEERLVKVTNDLERTQIADYVTLMNRPFKLLWRNFMGGIARGVGSAVGLAFFATFIVWLLQALGALNLPIIGDYIADIVRIVQKQIE
- a CDS encoding molecular chaperone DnaK codes for the protein MKSTLTSQQLQHFRSILLEDKNSIIQQQQTYAETSPISSQSNVDAELSMYDNHPADQATELYEQERDKSFAQAQLRQLTQIDDALNRIESGNYGSCVTCQSAIDTERLEAIPETLYCQQHANANHVANPQYEYEPLAFTRLNYDDEDYTGFDGEDMSQALWDYGNSNLAQNSQMLDTEFAAEINEELHGYVEPLESFVATDITGSHVHIVRNAAYQEYMKAHEGDEDLELI
- the lspA gene encoding signal peptidase II, yielding MRFYYYVIAVVVLILDFISKKWIVNNMKIGDHFSVIGDFFQITSHRNRGAAFGILQDQRVFFIIITIVIVGAIIWYAQSVRKSGSVLLLSGLGLVLGGAIGNFIDRARFGEVVDFFKFNFGSYTFPIFNVADSAIVVGVILIMLDTLLSIKEEQKGKVAVENE
- a CDS encoding RluA family pseudouridine synthase, giving the protein MSNIIEQQENYEFIANDEAQGIRIDKFITDAIENAAISRTQVQEWIKTAHVQVNGAIIKSNYKVQENDTITVRVPETQALEIIAENIPLEVIYEDRDVIVINKPRGMVVHPAPGHPNGTLVNALMHHCKDLSGINGVLRPGIVHRIDRDTTGLLMVAKNDLAHVSLAEQLKEHSVTRRYTALVHGNMPHDSGSIDAPIGRDSNDRKLYTVTDVNAKDAITHFTVIERIGGDYTVVELQLETGRTHQIRVHMKYIGYPLAGDPVYGRNKTIPLKGQALHAGILGFTHPRTGERLQFEVPLPNDFIEILTNLRSR
- a CDS encoding LL-diaminopimelate aminotransferase; this encodes MTTMNQHFLELQGSYLFSEVAKRRTKYMEQNPQADVISLGIGDVTRGLPQAVIKAMHAAVDDMVNVETFKGYGPEQGYSFLINEIIANDYRARGVELNNDEVFLSDGSKCDVGNIQEIFSSDSIVAVQDPVYPVYVDTNVMAGRAGAFINDMGRYEKIVYLDCSAENDFKPSLPTQKVDLIYLCYPNNPTGMTLTKEELKVWVDYAIENNCIILFDSAYEAFITEDNVPHSIYEIEGAKKVAIEFRSFSKTAGFTGIRCAYTVVPKEIQGRDVNGNAVSVNELWNRRHTTKFNGVSYVTQKGAEAIYSPEGKAQIRELVDYYMTNAAMIRDGLREAGFSVFGGVNAPYIWLKTPEGYNSWSFFDYLLSEANIVGTPGVGFGQCGEGYFRLTAFGSRENTERAIERIKQLSL